One window from the genome of Leuconostoc suionicum encodes:
- the typA gene encoding translational GTPase TypA translates to MANREDIRNIAIIAHVDHGKTTLVNELLKQSDTLDSRKELGDRAMDTNDIEKERGITILSKNTAVKVGDKQINILDTPGHADFGGEVERIMGMVDGVLLVVDAFEGTMPQTRFVLKKAFEQHLTPIVIVNKVDRPGARPEEVVDEVLDLFIELGADEEDLDFPVIFASAMNGTSSLSPNVDDQEHTMKPIFDAVFNTIPSPVDNSDEPLQFQVAMLDYNDFVGRIGIGRVKRGTIKIGDNVEVLKLDGSTQSFRVTKLAGFIGLDQVDIQEAKAGDLIAVSGMEDISVGETVADPAHPDALPILRIDEPTLQMTFRQNDSPFAGKEGKFVTARQIEDRLRRELHTDVSLRVEDTDQAGAWLVSGRGELHLSILIETMRREGFELQASRPQVIYREIDGVQSEPYESVQIDTPDEYSSTVIDSLNQRKGEMVNMESVGNGQTRLTYMAPSRGLIGYSTEFMSATRGYGIFNHTYAEYRPVVRNWEPGRRNGALVSINQGTTSNYAIMGVEDRGQMFVGAGVEVYEGMIVGMNARDNDISVNVTKLKPQSNVRSSNKDQTASIKTPRIMNLEASLEFLNDDEYVEVTPENVRIRKAILNTAEREKAAKRRKASTN, encoded by the coding sequence TCAAAAAACACAGCCGTTAAGGTTGGAGACAAGCAAATTAACATTTTGGATACACCTGGACACGCGGACTTCGGTGGTGAAGTTGAACGTATCATGGGTATGGTTGATGGTGTTTTGTTGGTCGTTGATGCTTTTGAAGGTACAATGCCACAAACTCGTTTTGTGTTGAAAAAAGCTTTCGAACAACATTTGACACCAATCGTTATCGTTAATAAAGTGGACCGTCCTGGTGCACGTCCTGAAGAAGTTGTTGACGAAGTATTGGATTTGTTTATCGAATTAGGTGCCGATGAAGAAGATTTGGATTTCCCAGTTATCTTTGCTTCAGCGATGAACGGTACATCTTCATTGTCACCAAATGTTGACGATCAAGAACATACAATGAAGCCAATTTTTGATGCTGTCTTTAATACAATTCCTTCACCAGTTGATAACTCAGATGAACCATTACAATTCCAAGTGGCAATGTTGGATTATAATGATTTCGTTGGTCGTATCGGTATCGGCCGTGTTAAGCGCGGAACAATTAAAATTGGTGACAACGTTGAAGTTTTGAAGTTGGATGGTTCAACACAAAGTTTCCGTGTAACTAAGCTTGCTGGTTTCATCGGGTTAGACCAAGTAGATATCCAAGAAGCTAAGGCTGGTGATTTGATTGCTGTTTCTGGTATGGAAGATATCTCTGTTGGTGAAACAGTTGCAGATCCTGCTCATCCGGATGCACTACCAATTTTACGTATCGACGAACCTACTTTGCAAATGACATTCCGTCAAAATGACAGTCCATTTGCTGGTAAGGAAGGTAAGTTTGTTACTGCGCGTCAAATTGAAGACCGTTTGCGTCGTGAATTACACACTGATGTGTCATTACGTGTTGAAGACACAGATCAAGCAGGAGCTTGGTTAGTATCTGGTCGTGGTGAATTGCACTTGTCAATTTTGATCGAAACAATGCGTCGTGAAGGCTTTGAGTTGCAAGCTTCTCGTCCACAGGTTATTTACCGTGAAATTGATGGTGTTCAATCAGAGCCATATGAATCAGTTCAAATCGATACACCTGATGAATATTCATCAACAGTTATTGATTCATTGAACCAACGTAAGGGTGAAATGGTCAACATGGAGTCTGTTGGTAACGGACAAACACGTTTGACTTATATGGCACCTTCACGTGGCTTAATTGGTTACTCAACTGAATTTATGTCAGCTACACGCGGATATGGTATCTTTAATCATACGTATGCTGAATACCGTCCAGTTGTTCGTAACTGGGAACCAGGACGTCGTAATGGAGCTTTGGTTTCTATTAACCAAGGAACAACTTCAAACTATGCAATCATGGGTGTTGAAGATCGTGGACAAATGTTCGTTGGCGCTGGTGTTGAAGTTTATGAAGGAATGATTGTTGGAATGAATGCGCGTGACAATGATATCTCTGTCAACGTTACAAAATTGAAGCCACAATCAAACGTTCGTTCATCAAACAAGGACCAAACTGCTTCAATTAAGACACCACGTATCATGAATTTGGAAGCCTCTTTGGAATTCTTGAATGATGATGAATATGTTGAAGTAACTCCTGAAAACGTACGTATCCGTAAAGCTATCTTGAACACAGCTGAACGTGAGAAGGCAGCAAAGCGTCGTAAGGCATCAACAAACTAA